The following proteins are co-located in the Mesorhizobium australicum WSM2073 genome:
- a CDS encoding LysR family transcriptional regulator, translating to MAEFTLHDLQCFDAVIRCGGFQPAAALLHRSHPAVFAAVARLERQLDLVLLDRGGYRVRATEAGLSFHRRAQSLLRELEGLSVHAAQLSMGEESDIHVVIGDLCPRPHVLGMLGRFFAQCPGTRLHLHFEAVGGPWERLFDDKADLILHWIDKGDVRVEWIDLSKVSFIPVVAPGFLPERVDQPVTLEKMQAFTQCVMRDTALHSPRQDYFVAEGAPQCLVPDQAMKKELILQGLGWGHLPHFLIAEELHDGQLISIAGSHLPGRTDELVVARRRDRPHGPIANRLWDHIQQEAPALRRALEPRA from the coding sequence ATGGCCGAATTCACCTTGCACGACCTCCAGTGCTTCGACGCAGTGATCCGCTGCGGCGGCTTTCAGCCGGCCGCGGCCCTGCTCCATCGCTCGCATCCGGCGGTGTTCGCCGCCGTCGCCAGGCTCGAACGACAGCTTGATCTCGTCCTCCTGGATCGCGGCGGCTATCGCGTACGGGCGACCGAAGCGGGGCTGTCGTTCCATCGACGGGCGCAATCGCTGCTGCGCGAACTGGAAGGCCTGAGCGTCCACGCCGCCCAGCTCTCGATGGGCGAGGAAAGCGATATCCACGTCGTGATCGGCGACCTCTGCCCGCGCCCGCACGTACTGGGCATGCTTGGGCGGTTCTTCGCCCAGTGCCCCGGCACGCGGCTGCATCTCCATTTCGAAGCCGTCGGCGGCCCGTGGGAACGCCTTTTTGACGACAAAGCCGATCTCATCCTGCACTGGATCGACAAGGGCGACGTACGGGTGGAATGGATCGATCTCAGCAAGGTGTCGTTCATTCCCGTCGTGGCGCCGGGCTTTCTGCCGGAGCGCGTCGACCAACCGGTCACACTGGAGAAAATGCAGGCATTCACCCAGTGCGTGATGCGCGACACCGCCCTGCATTCGCCACGACAGGATTACTTCGTAGCCGAGGGGGCGCCGCAATGCCTGGTCCCCGATCAGGCCATGAAGAAGGAACTCATCCTGCAAGGGCTCGGCTGGGGCCACCTGCCTCACTTCCTGATCGCTGAAGAGCTGCATGACGGCCAGCTAATATCCATAGCCGGCAGCCATCTGCCGGGCCGCACCGACGAATTGGTGGTGGCGCGCCGCCGCGACCGGCCGCACGGCCCGATCGCCAATCGCTTGTGGGACCATATCCAGCAGGAAGCACCGGCATTGCGCCGCGCATTGGAACCTCGGGCCTAA
- a CDS encoding alpha/beta fold hydrolase produces MSELNFVTVGDGTRIAYRLDGDAGQPVLVLSNSIATTLHMWDGQIGELSRHFRVLRYDFRGHGGSSVPVGAYSLDRLGRDVIELIDALGLGQVHFLGLSLGGFVGQWLGIHAPERVDRLILSNTSSHLSPASYFDERIAVVRQAPDMSETAEVFLNNWFPAGMVAANEPVIEKFRAMLLEIDRLGLAGLFAAVRDADLRRTVALINRPTLVIAGQHDTVTAASHSELIAAAVPGAKLVVLPAVHLSNVEYPTEFMQAVLDFLH; encoded by the coding sequence ATGAGTGAGCTGAATTTCGTGACTGTCGGCGACGGCACGCGCATCGCCTACCGGCTCGACGGTGACGCTGGGCAACCGGTGCTGGTGCTGTCCAACTCCATCGCCACGACGCTGCACATGTGGGATGGCCAGATCGGCGAACTGTCCAGGCATTTCCGCGTTCTGCGCTACGATTTTCGCGGCCATGGCGGATCGAGCGTGCCGGTCGGCGCCTATTCGCTCGACCGGCTTGGCCGCGACGTGATCGAACTCATCGACGCGCTCGGCCTTGGCCAGGTGCATTTCCTCGGCCTGTCGCTGGGCGGTTTCGTTGGGCAGTGGCTTGGCATCCACGCGCCCGAGCGGGTCGACCGGCTGATCCTGAGCAACACTTCATCTCACCTCTCGCCGGCAAGTTATTTCGACGAGCGGATCGCCGTCGTGCGGCAGGCGCCGGACATGTCGGAAACCGCCGAAGTGTTCCTCAACAACTGGTTCCCGGCCGGCATGGTGGCGGCCAACGAGCCCGTCATCGAGAAATTCCGCGCCATGTTGCTTGAGATCGACCGTCTGGGCCTGGCGGGTCTATTCGCCGCGGTTCGCGACGCCGACCTTCGCCGCACGGTGGCCCTGATCAACCGGCCGACATTGGTAATCGCCGGCCAGCATGACACGGTGACAGCGGCAAGCCACAGCGAACTGATCGCGGCAGCCGTGCCCGGGGCGAAGCTTGTCGTGCTGCCCGCGGTTCACCTGTCGAACGTGGAATACCCCACCGAGTTCATGCAGGCCGTGCTCGATTTCCTGCACTGA